A DNA window from Kitasatospora atroaurantiaca contains the following coding sequences:
- a CDS encoding DUF6758 family protein, whose protein sequence is MRGEPSCPRCAGRVRAPGLFSDTWQCDQHGAVHPMQPVLPPSVEALSVAVARSQVPVWLPWPLPVGWLFTGIAHAGDDVSGARATAVACSGPAPLGGFGELVLVAEELGVGLGARYAGLPGPDPGEAVSLYKPADAKLLAAGRPTPMFHVPDAPSDRAVFVGEARGLWLWAIAWPEQSALVMYDELVLTDLRDAGAELGLLPCGALSPRLLG, encoded by the coding sequence ATGAGGGGCGAGCCAAGCTGCCCGAGGTGCGCCGGTCGGGTCCGCGCCCCCGGTCTCTTCTCCGACACCTGGCAGTGTGACCAGCATGGCGCCGTGCACCCGATGCAGCCGGTGCTACCCCCGAGTGTGGAAGCCCTGAGCGTTGCCGTTGCCCGTTCCCAGGTGCCGGTCTGGCTGCCTTGGCCGCTACCGGTCGGCTGGTTGTTCACCGGGATCGCGCATGCGGGGGACGACGTCTCCGGCGCCCGTGCCACCGCCGTCGCCTGCTCGGGACCCGCCCCGCTGGGCGGGTTCGGCGAGTTGGTGCTGGTGGCGGAGGAGTTGGGCGTCGGGCTCGGCGCCCGGTACGCGGGCCTGCCCGGCCCCGACCCGGGCGAGGCCGTCTCGCTCTACAAGCCCGCCGACGCCAAGCTGCTCGCGGCGGGGCGCCCGACCCCGATGTTCCACGTACCGGACGCGCCGTCGGACCGCGCGGTCTTCGTCGGCGAGGCGCGCGGCCTGTGGCTCTGGGCCATCGCCTGGCCCGAGCAGTCGGCCCTGGTGATGTACGACGAGCTGGTCCTGACCGACCTGCGGGACGCCGGCGCGGAGCTGGGACTGCTGCCCTGCGGAGCCCTCTCCCCCCGCCTGCTGGGCTGA
- a CDS encoding MarC family protein encodes MSLFDVTRFGSLFVTLFVIMDPPGTIPIFLALTSGRAGKVQRRMAWQAAAVALGVITCFGLFGQQILDYLHVSIPALQVSGGILLLLIALDLLTGKIEEPTQTKDVNVALVPLGTPLLAGPGAIVAVILAVQGANGASEQLAVWTAILAMHVVLWFTMRFSLIIIRIIKEGGVVLITRISGLLLSAIAIQLIASGVYGFIKNYH; translated from the coding sequence ATGAGCCTCTTCGACGTGACGAGGTTCGGGTCACTCTTCGTCACGCTCTTCGTGATCATGGACCCGCCAGGCACCATCCCGATCTTCCTGGCCCTCACCTCGGGCCGGGCGGGCAAGGTGCAGCGCCGGATGGCGTGGCAGGCCGCCGCAGTGGCCCTCGGCGTGATCACCTGCTTCGGGCTCTTCGGCCAGCAGATCCTCGACTACCTGCACGTCTCCATCCCCGCCCTGCAGGTGTCCGGCGGCATCCTGCTGCTGCTGATCGCGCTGGACCTGCTCACCGGCAAGATCGAGGAGCCGACCCAGACCAAGGACGTCAACGTCGCCCTGGTGCCGCTGGGTACCCCGCTGCTGGCCGGGCCGGGCGCGATCGTCGCCGTGATCCTGGCCGTACAGGGCGCGAACGGCGCATCCGAACAGCTCGCGGTCTGGACCGCGATCCTGGCGATGCACGTGGTCCTGTGGTTCACCATGCGCTTCTCGCTGATCATCATCAGGATCATCAAGGAGGGCGGCGTGGTCCTGATCACCCGGATCTCCGGGCTTCTGCTCTCGGCGATCGCCATCCAGTTGATCGCCAGCGGCGTCTACGGCTTCATCAAGAACTACCACTGA
- a CDS encoding DMT family transporter, with protein sequence MPTAARPDTAAPARVAVEPTPHSLPKLDLVLLAVSISGISLSAPLISATAAPALAIAFWRNTMSVGVLGPYALLRHRAELRGIGRRALLLAMAAGVLLAVHFALWMPSLRMTSVASATALVTTTPLWTILLMRLFGKRAPRAVWIGTIVAFAGVLVLTGVDMSLSPQALLGDLLALGAGLAAAGYMLLGAEVRRTVSTTAYTLVCYATTAVALLGVCLVAGTRLSGWPAGVWWQIALLMVAAQLLGHSLSNRVVRTLGPSVTSTAILLETPGAALIAAVWLGQWPPVAAYPAVALILLGLVLVARGGRR encoded by the coding sequence GTGCCCACCGCCGCCCGGCCCGACACCGCCGCCCCCGCCCGGGTGGCAGTCGAGCCCACCCCGCACAGCCTCCCCAAGCTCGACCTGGTCCTGCTGGCCGTCTCCATCTCGGGCATCTCGCTCTCCGCGCCGCTGATCAGCGCCACGGCGGCGCCCGCGCTGGCGATCGCGTTCTGGCGCAACACCATGTCGGTGGGCGTGCTCGGCCCGTACGCGCTGCTCAGGCACCGCGCCGAGCTGCGCGGGATCGGCCGCCGGGCGCTGCTGCTGGCGATGGCGGCGGGTGTGCTGCTCGCGGTGCACTTCGCGCTCTGGATGCCCAGCCTGCGGATGACCTCGGTGGCCTCGGCGACCGCGCTGGTCACCACCACGCCGCTCTGGACGATCCTGCTGATGCGGCTCTTCGGCAAGCGGGCGCCGCGCGCGGTCTGGATCGGGACGATCGTGGCTTTCGCCGGTGTGCTGGTGCTGACCGGGGTGGACATGTCGCTCTCCCCGCAGGCGCTGCTCGGTGACCTGCTGGCCCTCGGGGCCGGCCTGGCCGCCGCCGGGTACATGCTGCTGGGCGCCGAGGTCCGACGAACCGTCAGCACCACGGCGTACACGCTGGTCTGCTACGCCACCACGGCCGTGGCGCTGCTGGGTGTCTGCCTGGTGGCGGGCACCCGGCTCTCCGGCTGGCCGGCGGGTGTGTGGTGGCAGATCGCGCTGCTGATGGTGGCGGCTCAGCTGCTCGGGCACTCGCTGAGCAACCGGGTGGTCCGCACCTTGGGGCCCTCGGTCACTTCGACGGCGATCCTGCTGGAGACCCCGGGCGCGGCCCTGATCGCGGCGGTCTGGCTGGGGCAGTGGCCGCCGGTGGCCGCGTACCCGGCGGTCGCGCTGATCCTGCTGGGGCTGGTGCTGGTGGCTCGCGGCGGACGCCGCTGA
- a CDS encoding PHP domain-containing protein — protein MRIDLHAHSTASDGTDSPAELIAAAVAAGLDVVALTDHDTVAGHAEAAEAVRGTGLTLVPGAELSCQVEGISMHLLAYLFDPAEPAFAEERELVRTDRFRRGRAIVERCRELGAPISWEQVQRIAGDGSVGRPHIASALVEAGIVPTVSDAFTADWLANGGRADVRKHETDPVTAVRLVRAAGGVPVFAHPGAVKRGRTVSDQVIADLAAAGLAALEVDHLDHDEETRAHLRGLAAELGLLTTGSSDYHGTRKTVRLGEYTTDPAVYEALVAQATGAKPISG, from the coding sequence GTGCGCATCGACCTGCACGCCCACAGCACCGCCTCCGACGGCACCGACAGCCCCGCCGAACTGATCGCGGCCGCGGTGGCCGCCGGTCTCGACGTGGTCGCGCTGACCGACCACGACACCGTCGCGGGGCACGCGGAGGCCGCGGAGGCCGTGCGGGGCACCGGGCTCACGCTCGTCCCCGGCGCCGAACTCTCCTGCCAGGTCGAGGGGATCAGCATGCATCTGCTGGCGTACCTCTTCGATCCGGCCGAGCCCGCCTTCGCCGAGGAGCGCGAGCTGGTCCGCACCGACCGCTTCCGGCGCGGCCGGGCGATCGTCGAGCGCTGCCGCGAGCTGGGGGCGCCGATCAGCTGGGAGCAGGTGCAGCGGATCGCCGGGGACGGCTCGGTGGGTCGGCCGCACATCGCCAGCGCCCTGGTCGAGGCGGGCATCGTGCCCACCGTCTCGGACGCCTTCACGGCCGACTGGCTGGCCAACGGCGGGCGCGCGGACGTCCGCAAGCACGAGACCGACCCGGTGACGGCCGTACGGCTGGTCCGGGCGGCCGGCGGCGTACCGGTCTTCGCCCACCCCGGCGCGGTCAAGCGCGGCCGTACGGTCTCCGACCAGGTGATCGCCGACCTCGCGGCGGCCGGACTGGCGGCACTGGAGGTGGACCACCTCGACCACGACGAGGAGACCCGCGCCCACCTCCGCGGGCTGGCCGCCGAGCTGGGGCTGCTGACCACCGGCTCCAGCGACTACCACGGCACCCGCAAGACCGTCCGGCTCGGCGAGTACACCACCGATCCTGCGGTGTACGAGGCACTGGTCGCCCAGGCGACGGGGGCCAAGCCGATCAGCGGCTGA
- a CDS encoding DEAD/DEAH box helicase, giving the protein MTLPVALTGHDVIGQAKTGTGKTLGFGLPLIERVVVRADIDAGRATEDQLCDSPQALIVVPTRELCTQVTNDLQTAGKVRNVRVLAIYGGRAYEPQVEALKKGVDIIVGTPGRLLDLAGQRKLDLSKVRALVLDEADEMLDLGFLPDVEKIITMLPAKRQTLLFSATMPGQVISLARRYMSQPTHIRAAAPDDTGHTVANTTQHIFRAHSLDKVELVSRILQAEGRGLAMIFCRTKRTAADVSDQLTQRGFAAGAVHGDLGQGAREQALRAFRSGKVDVLVCTDVAARGIDVEGVTHVINYQCPEDEKTYLHRIGRTGRAGASGTAVTLVDWDDIPRWQLINKALDLGFNEPEETYSTSAHLYELLKIAPGTKGILPRSERTRAGLGAEEVEDLGETGGRGARSGGRAKGGRAAAPAVEQPAERPARKPRERRRTRGGLGSEVAEGAVVEGAVVEAPATAEAPAVEAAAEGEAPRRRRRRPRSAAAAGGEGTATAAVTETAAEAKDEGTAAPRRRTRTRRPAAAGEATPES; this is encoded by the coding sequence ATGACCCTCCCGGTCGCGCTGACCGGCCACGACGTCATCGGCCAGGCCAAGACCGGTACCGGCAAGACCCTCGGTTTCGGCCTCCCGCTGATCGAGCGCGTCGTCGTGCGCGCCGACATCGACGCCGGCCGGGCCACCGAGGACCAGCTCTGCGACAGCCCGCAGGCGCTGATCGTCGTCCCGACCCGCGAGCTCTGCACCCAGGTCACCAACGACCTGCAGACGGCCGGCAAGGTCCGCAACGTCCGCGTGCTCGCGATCTACGGCGGCCGTGCGTACGAGCCGCAGGTCGAGGCGCTCAAGAAGGGCGTCGACATCATCGTCGGCACCCCGGGCCGCCTGCTCGACCTGGCGGGGCAGCGCAAGCTCGACCTCTCGAAGGTCCGCGCGCTGGTCCTCGACGAGGCCGACGAGATGCTCGACCTGGGCTTCCTGCCCGACGTCGAGAAGATCATCACCATGCTGCCCGCCAAGCGGCAGACGCTGCTGTTCTCGGCGACCATGCCGGGCCAGGTCATCAGCCTCGCCCGCCGGTACATGAGCCAGCCGACCCACATCCGGGCCGCCGCGCCGGACGACACCGGCCACACCGTGGCCAACACCACCCAGCACATCTTCCGGGCGCACTCGCTCGACAAGGTCGAGCTGGTCTCCCGCATCCTGCAGGCCGAGGGCCGCGGCCTGGCGATGATCTTCTGCCGGACCAAGCGCACCGCCGCCGACGTCTCCGACCAGCTCACCCAGCGCGGCTTCGCGGCCGGCGCGGTGCACGGTGACCTCGGCCAGGGCGCCCGCGAGCAGGCCCTGCGGGCCTTCCGGAGCGGCAAGGTCGACGTGCTGGTCTGCACCGACGTCGCGGCCCGTGGCATCGACGTCGAGGGCGTCACGCACGTCATCAACTACCAGTGCCCCGAGGACGAGAAGACCTACCTGCACCGGATCGGCCGCACCGGCCGTGCCGGGGCGTCCGGCACCGCCGTCACGCTGGTCGACTGGGACGACATCCCGCGCTGGCAGCTGATCAACAAGGCGCTGGACCTCGGCTTCAACGAGCCGGAGGAGACCTACTCGACCTCCGCGCACCTCTACGAGCTGCTGAAGATCGCCCCGGGGACCAAGGGCATCCTGCCGCGCTCCGAGCGCACCCGTGCCGGCCTGGGCGCGGAGGAGGTCGAGGACCTCGGCGAGACCGGCGGGCGCGGCGCCCGTTCCGGCGGCCGGGCCAAGGGCGGGCGCGCGGCTGCGCCGGCCGTTGAGCAGCCGGCCGAGCGGCCGGCACGCAAGCCGCGTGAGCGTCGTCGCACCCGTGGCGGCCTGGGCTCCGAGGTGGCCGAGGGCGCCGTGGTCGAGGGCGCCGTGGTCGAGGCCCCGGCAACCGCCGAGGCTCCGGCTGTGGAGGCCGCGGCCGAGGGTGAGGCCCCGCGCCGTCGCCGTCGCCGCCCGCGCAGCGCCGCCGCCGCCGGTGGTGAGGGCACGGCCACCGCGGCCGTGACCGAGACCGCCGCCGAGGCGAAGGACGAGGGCACCGCCGCACCGCGCCGCCGCACCCGCACCCGTCGCCCGGCCGCCGCCGGTGAGGCCACGCCGGAGAGCTGA
- a CDS encoding ferritin-like fold-containing protein produces METQASSASSGDDTPTASTASIGDWATCAADPGYRAAVLDLLGALAYGELSAFERLAEDAKLAPGLADKAALARMASAEFQHYQLLHDRLVEVGEDPTQVMNPFVEPLESFHRMTAPSDWLEGLVKAYVGDAIATDFYREVAVRLDDDTRDLMLRVMSDTGHAQFAVDRVRQAIEEDSRVGGRLALWGRRLMGEALSQAQRVVAERDALSNLLVGGAHVQGFDLVEVGKMFNRITEAHTKRMAALGLAS; encoded by the coding sequence ATGGAGACTCAGGCATCTTCGGCTTCTTCCGGTGACGACACCCCGACCGCCTCGACCGCCTCGATCGGTGACTGGGCGACCTGCGCGGCCGACCCCGGCTACCGGGCCGCCGTGCTGGACCTCCTCGGTGCCCTGGCGTACGGCGAGCTCAGCGCCTTCGAGCGGCTCGCGGAGGACGCCAAGCTCGCCCCGGGCCTGGCCGACAAGGCCGCGCTGGCCCGGATGGCCTCCGCCGAGTTCCAGCACTACCAGCTGCTGCACGACCGCCTGGTCGAGGTCGGCGAGGACCCGACCCAGGTGATGAACCCCTTCGTCGAGCCGCTGGAGTCCTTCCACCGGATGACCGCGCCCTCGGACTGGCTGGAGGGCCTGGTCAAGGCGTACGTCGGCGACGCCATCGCGACCGACTTCTACCGCGAGGTGGCCGTCCGGCTGGACGACGACACCCGCGACCTCATGCTGCGGGTGATGTCGGACACCGGGCACGCCCAGTTCGCCGTGGACCGGGTGCGGCAGGCGATCGAGGAGGACTCCCGGGTCGGCGGGCGGCTCGCGCTCTGGGGACGCCGGCTGATGGGCGAGGCGCTCAGCCAGGCGCAGCGGGTGGTGGCCGAGCGGGACGCGCTCTCCAACCTCCTGGTCGGCGGCGCGCACGTGCAGGGCTTCGACCTGGTCGAGGTCGGCAAGATGTTCAACCGGATCACCGAGGCGCACACCAAGCGGATGGCCGCCCTGGGGCTGGCTTCCTGA
- a CDS encoding MerR family transcriptional regulator, which produces MFNIGDFAKHGRVSVRMLRHYDAIGLLHPARVDPVSGYRCYEAGQLARLNRIIALKDLGFTLQQVQSILDEQVNADELRGMLRLRHAELAAAMADAATRLARVEARLRTIESEGQMPSDDVVVKRIPAVRVAELTGIAAGFEPEHITPVIGPLYEELCRKLAEAGVTAAGPSIAYYEDSPEGEDSVIVHAAVTVATAPRGEYGFTVVDLPAIETAATIVHRGAMDDVLSTVQTLAHWIDTNGHRSTGYARELYLECEGDPSTWVTELQEPVAQV; this is translated from the coding sequence ATGTTCAACATCGGTGACTTCGCCAAGCACGGCCGCGTGTCCGTCCGGATGCTGCGCCACTACGACGCCATCGGGCTGCTGCACCCCGCCCGGGTCGACCCCGTCAGCGGCTACCGCTGCTACGAGGCCGGCCAGCTCGCCCGGCTCAACCGCATCATCGCCCTGAAGGATCTCGGCTTCACGCTCCAGCAGGTGCAGTCGATCCTCGACGAGCAGGTGAACGCGGACGAGCTGCGCGGGATGCTCAGGCTGCGGCACGCGGAGCTGGCGGCGGCGATGGCCGACGCGGCCACCCGGCTGGCCCGGGTCGAGGCGAGGCTCCGGACGATCGAGAGCGAGGGACAGATGCCTTCCGACGACGTGGTGGTCAAGCGCATTCCGGCGGTCCGGGTGGCCGAGCTGACCGGCATCGCCGCCGGCTTCGAGCCGGAGCACATCACCCCGGTGATCGGGCCGCTGTACGAAGAGCTGTGCCGCAAGCTCGCGGAGGCGGGCGTGACCGCGGCCGGCCCGAGCATCGCCTACTACGAGGACTCCCCCGAGGGCGAGGACTCCGTCATCGTCCACGCCGCCGTCACGGTCGCCACGGCACCTCGGGGCGAGTACGGCTTCACGGTCGTGGACCTGCCCGCGATCGAGACCGCCGCGACCATCGTGCACCGCGGCGCCATGGACGACGTCCTGTCCACCGTCCAGACCCTGGCCCACTGGATCGACACCAACGGCCACCGCTCCACCGGCTACGCCCGCGAGCTCTACCTGGAGTGCGAGGGCGACCCCTCCACCTGGGTGACCGAACTCCAGGAGCCGGTCGCCCAGGTCTGA
- a CDS encoding alpha/beta fold hydrolase — MSTPLFLTLPACARALRLATSRGDFAALQAVPAGPVRGTALLVPGFTGSKEDFIALLEPLALAGYRVVAVDQRGQYETGGQDDPAAYAIDELARDVLALSAELAADGPLHLLGHSFGGQVVRQAVLAAAGAGRELPWRSLTLLSTGPAAIDAAEAARTKLLVDALQTMDLESIWQVMRQMEEGNGGAAVPLRPEIADFLHRRFVANVPQALITTGEHLISGPDRVAELAAVPLPKLVVSGVRDYAWPVEEQSRMAERLGALRVVIDDAGHSPNAEQPAATAAALVEFWT, encoded by the coding sequence ATGAGCACCCCGCTGTTCCTCACCCTCCCGGCCTGTGCCCGCGCCCTGCGGCTGGCGACCTCCCGTGGCGACTTCGCCGCACTGCAGGCCGTACCGGCGGGACCGGTACGCGGGACGGCGCTCCTCGTCCCCGGTTTCACCGGCAGCAAGGAGGACTTCATCGCCCTCCTGGAGCCGCTCGCCCTGGCCGGGTACCGGGTGGTGGCCGTCGACCAGCGCGGGCAGTACGAGACCGGCGGCCAGGACGACCCGGCGGCGTACGCGATCGACGAGCTGGCCCGTGATGTACTCGCGCTCTCCGCGGAACTCGCCGCCGACGGCCCGCTGCACCTGCTCGGGCACTCCTTCGGCGGCCAGGTGGTCCGCCAGGCCGTGCTGGCCGCCGCCGGCGCGGGGCGGGAGCTGCCCTGGCGGTCGCTGACGCTGCTCTCCACCGGGCCGGCCGCGATCGACGCGGCCGAGGCGGCCCGTACCAAGCTGCTGGTGGACGCGCTGCAGACGATGGACCTGGAGTCCATCTGGCAGGTCATGCGGCAGATGGAGGAGGGCAACGGCGGCGCCGCCGTCCCGCTGCGTCCCGAGATCGCCGACTTCCTGCACCGCCGCTTCGTGGCCAACGTCCCACAGGCGCTGATCACCACGGGGGAACACCTGATCTCCGGCCCCGACCGGGTGGCGGAGCTGGCCGCCGTGCCGCTGCCGAAGCTGGTGGTCTCGGGGGTGCGCGACTACGCCTGGCCGGTGGAGGAGCAGTCCCGGATGGCCGAGCGGCTGGGAGCCCTCCGCGTGGTGATCGACGACGCCGGCCACTCCCCGAACGCCGAGCAGCCGGCCGCCACGGCGGCCGCGCTTGTGGAGTTCTGGACCTGA
- a CDS encoding TetR/AcrR family transcriptional regulator → MTAIQEAQERPRGARLPRSARREQLLGAAQEVFVAQGYHAAAMDDIADRAGVSKPVLYQHFPGKLELYLALLDKHCDALVDATRDALSATTDNKQRVAATMEAYFNYVSSESGAFRLVFESDLTNEPAVRERVERAADASATLVSAVIAEDTDLPEGEAKLLAVGVCGLAQITARYWLSQGLEIPRDEAVRLVASLAWRGLKGFPMHPGDQGAAPSAE, encoded by the coding sequence GTGACGGCCATCCAGGAGGCGCAGGAGCGCCCGCGCGGTGCCCGCCTGCCGCGAAGCGCCCGCCGCGAACAACTGCTCGGTGCCGCGCAGGAGGTGTTCGTCGCCCAGGGCTACCACGCCGCGGCGATGGACGACATCGCGGACCGCGCCGGGGTCAGCAAGCCGGTGCTCTACCAGCACTTCCCCGGAAAGCTGGAGCTCTACCTCGCCCTTCTCGACAAGCACTGCGACGCCCTCGTCGACGCGACCCGGGACGCCCTCTCCGCAACCACCGACAACAAGCAGCGCGTGGCCGCGACCATGGAGGCGTACTTCAACTACGTCTCCAGCGAGTCCGGCGCGTTCCGGCTGGTCTTCGAGTCCGACCTGACCAACGAGCCCGCCGTTCGCGAGCGGGTCGAGCGGGCCGCGGACGCCAGCGCCACGCTGGTCAGCGCGGTGATCGCCGAGGACACCGACCTCCCCGAGGGAGAGGCCAAGCTGCTGGCCGTCGGCGTCTGCGGCCTGGCCCAGATCACCGCCCGCTACTGGCTCTCCCAGGGTCTGGAGATCCCTCGGGACGAGGCCGTCCGGCTGGTCGCCAGCCTGGCCTGGCGCGGCCTGAAGGGCTTCCCGATGCACCCGGGCGACCAGGGAGCCGCCCCGAGCGCCGAGTAG
- a CDS encoding DUF3107 domain-containing protein, with translation MEVKIGVQNAPREIVLESTQTADEVESAVAKAVEGTSKLFTLTDEHGRRVIVPAERLAYVEIGEPSVRKVGFGTI, from the coding sequence GTGGAGGTCAAGATCGGCGTGCAGAACGCGCCCCGAGAGATCGTTCTCGAGAGCACGCAGACTGCCGATGAGGTCGAGAGCGCGGTCGCGAAGGCGGTGGAGGGCACCTCGAAGCTCTTCACGCTGACCGACGAGCACGGCCGCCGCGTCATCGTCCCGGCCGAGCGCCTGGCGTACGTGGAGATCGGTGAGCCCAGCGTGCGCAAGGTGGGCTTCGGCACCATCTGA
- the corA gene encoding magnesium/cobalt transporter CorA, producing the protein MSMINNLRAAVRPHLRRSDEGPYDTLRPGHGPSAVVDCAVYQGGKRHGESCSPREAAQRVKRARETDAGSFSWIGLHEPTEAEFEGIAQRFGLHPLAVEDAVHAHQRPKVERYDDVLFAVFKTIRYVEHDQLTPTSEVVETGELMVFAGQDFVITVRHGGHSSLQELRHRLEADIDGTGLLAKGPSAVLHAIADQVVDNYLLVADRLQTDVDEIEFDVFANKGGRGTDVGRVYQLKREVLEFKRAVAPLLRPMQQLSEPMQRLVDPDIQKYFRDVADHLARVTEQVHGFDELLNSLLQANLAQVSVAQNEDMRKITAWAAIFAVPTMITGIYGMNFDYMPELHHKYGYPMVLGGIVVICIGMYRGFRRNGWL; encoded by the coding sequence ATGTCGATGATCAACAACCTGCGTGCCGCCGTCCGGCCACACCTCCGCCGCTCCGACGAAGGCCCGTACGACACGCTGCGCCCCGGGCACGGCCCGTCCGCCGTGGTCGACTGCGCCGTCTACCAGGGCGGCAAGCGGCACGGCGAGAGCTGCAGCCCGCGGGAGGCGGCCCAGCGGGTCAAGCGTGCCCGCGAGACGGACGCAGGATCGTTCAGCTGGATCGGCCTGCACGAGCCGACCGAGGCGGAGTTCGAGGGCATCGCCCAGCGCTTCGGCCTGCACCCGCTGGCCGTCGAGGACGCGGTGCACGCGCACCAGCGCCCCAAGGTCGAGCGGTACGACGACGTGCTCTTCGCCGTCTTCAAGACCATCCGCTACGTCGAGCACGACCAGCTGACCCCGACCAGCGAGGTGGTCGAGACGGGCGAGCTGATGGTCTTCGCCGGGCAGGACTTCGTGATCACCGTCCGGCACGGCGGGCACAGCTCCCTGCAGGAGCTCCGGCACCGCCTGGAGGCGGACATCGACGGCACCGGGCTGCTCGCCAAGGGCCCGTCCGCCGTGCTGCACGCGATCGCCGACCAGGTCGTGGACAACTACCTGCTGGTCGCCGACCGGCTGCAGACCGACGTGGACGAGATCGAGTTCGACGTCTTCGCCAACAAGGGCGGCCGGGGCACCGACGTGGGCCGGGTGTACCAGCTCAAGCGCGAGGTGCTGGAGTTCAAGCGCGCGGTGGCACCGCTGCTGCGGCCGATGCAGCAGCTCTCGGAGCCGATGCAGCGCCTGGTCGACCCGGACATCCAGAAGTACTTCCGGGACGTCGCCGACCACCTGGCGAGAGTCACCGAGCAGGTGCATGGCTTCGACGAGCTGCTGAACTCGCTGCTTCAGGCCAACCTGGCGCAGGTCTCGGTGGCGCAGAACGAGGACATGCGCAAGATCACCGCATGGGCGGCCATCTTCGCCGTGCCCACCATGATCACCGGCATCTACGGCATGAACTTCGACTACATGCCGGAGCTGCACCACAAGTACGGCTACCCGATGGTTCTCGGCGGCATCGTGGTCATCTGTATCGGGATGTACCGCGGCTTCCGTCGCAACGGCTGGCTCTGA
- a CDS encoding suppressor of fused domain protein, with amino-acid sequence MAHDFPIFGDPSDGSSGSSAELSREAVLAAVEARLLATFGETSGRAAVTFLGTDRIEVLRFGPDADGLVRYATLGMSVAPMADPTAMVADPVRGPRAELVLTVRGGRDDVLRTLATFAATPQVEGLVVAPGGSLDLGSPLWEGAPFTSVLAAEPGGLVPDLELAEPAEPVRFLPLLPMTPNEAAFKRVQGAAALEERWLRHGTDLRDPQRRGVPLD; translated from the coding sequence ATGGCGCACGACTTCCCGATCTTCGGTGACCCCTCGGACGGTTCCTCCGGCAGTTCCGCCGAGCTCTCCCGCGAGGCCGTTCTGGCGGCCGTCGAGGCCCGCTTGCTGGCGACTTTCGGCGAGACCAGTGGCCGGGCGGCGGTCACCTTCCTCGGTACCGACCGGATCGAGGTGCTGCGCTTCGGCCCCGACGCGGACGGCTTGGTGAGGTACGCCACGCTGGGCATGTCCGTCGCGCCGATGGCCGACCCGACGGCGATGGTCGCGGATCCGGTGCGCGGGCCGCGGGCCGAGTTGGTGCTCACCGTCCGCGGGGGGCGCGACGACGTGCTCCGCACGCTGGCCACCTTCGCGGCGACGCCTCAGGTCGAGGGCCTGGTGGTGGCCCCCGGCGGCTCGCTCGACCTGGGAAGTCCGCTCTGGGAGGGCGCGCCCTTCACCTCCGTGCTGGCGGCCGAGCCGGGCGGTCTCGTCCCGGACCTGGAGCTCGCCGAGCCGGCCGAGCCGGTGCGCTTCCTGCCGCTGCTGCCGATGACGCCCAACGAGGCGGCGTTCAAGCGGGTGCAGGGCGCGGCCGCGCTGGAGGAGCGCTGGCTGCGGCACGGCACCGACCTGCGCGACCCGCAGCGGCGGGGCGTCCCGCTGGACTGA